A window of the Lactuca sativa cultivar Salinas chromosome 5, Lsat_Salinas_v11, whole genome shotgun sequence genome harbors these coding sequences:
- the LOC111890761 gene encoding putative receptor protein kinase ZmPK1 has product MAPCHLLLLLLSMILLTTKIPIYSSFSTHILTPGSSISVENKDHLLVSPNGLFTAGFHPVGENAYAFAVWFSEKPTSGSRTVVWMANRDTPVNGKRSKLSLWEDGNLVLIDAGQYVVWSTQTESTSSSVELQLHSSGNLVLHGDEGGQEGKPLWQSFDHPTDTLLPNQLFTKNTQLVSSRSANNYSSGFYKLFFDNDSILRLLYDGPETTSAYWPDPRITTWRAGRFQFIESRIAKLDSNGEFISSDGCRFKSSDFGTGVLQRMLKIDIDGNLRLYSLVEHERRKKWEVQWQALSHSCWINGACGPNSLCTYSHVSVRKCNCLHGFKMVNSQDWSYGCEPEFQPCTKDDCGFLELPNSEFYGHDYAFFTNTTLDACKNRCLQNSTCRGFQLGWILDKGYFCFLKASLHNGYQMGITGLMYIKLPKTLLSSFNQKTTSKSSFSCSPPVLTPLLRSYHKTHDVKTLGVMLAFGCAIGFIEIICIVFFWYCSSKHSSSTADQIYFPPAMEFRRFTYRELKRASRNFSEEIGRGGASVVYKGKLTDNRIAAIKRLKSNHQGEAEFQAEISTIGRVNHMNLLETWGYCAEGKHRLVVYEFMENGSLAENLGVDKLEWATRFDIAIGTAKGLAYIHDECLEWVLHCDVKPQNILLDANYNPKVADFGLSKLLDRGSIDHWNFSMMRGTRGYMAPEWVLNQPITSKVDVFSYGVVMLEMITGRSPTINQDGENEMMPTAIEWVRDRIQEVNGSQTESWVKEIVAPSVRGEYDETMMENLVRIAVRCTDEDREARPSMREVVNVLLHV; this is encoded by the coding sequence ATGGCACCAtgccatcttcttcttcttcttcttagcaTGATATTACTAACCACGAAGATACCAATATACTCTTCTTTCTCAACCCACATCTTAACTCCAGGCTCATCTATATCAGTCGAAAACAAAGACCACCTTTTAGTTTCACCCAACGGTCTCTTCACCGCCGGTTTTCATCCCGTCGGAGAGAATGCTTATGCTTTTGCCGTCTGGTTCTCGGAGAAACCCACATCCGGTAGTCGCACCGTCGTCTGGATGGCTAACAGAGATACACCAGTAAACGGAAAGCGTTCAAAGCTATCCTTATGGGAAGATGGTAATCTTGTTTTGATAGATGCAGGTCAATACGTTGTTTGGTCAACGCAGACGGAGTCAACGTCTTCCTCGGTGGAATTACAACTTCATAGCTCAGGTAACCTCGTGCTCCATGGGGACGAAGGAGGACAAGAAGGAAAGCCTCTTTGGCAAAGCTTTGATCATCCGACAGATACCCTTCTTCCAAATCAACTCTTCACTAAAAACACACAGCTTGTTTCTTCAAGAAGTGCAAATAACTACTCTTCGGGTTTCTATAAGCTCTTTTTCGACAATGATAGCATTCTTCGACTTCTATATGATGGTCCAGAAACAACCAGTGCTTACTGGCCTGATCCTCGGATAACAACTTGGCGAGCTGGGAGATTTCAATTCATAGAGAGTCGCATAGCAAAGCTTGATTCGAATGGTGAATTCATCTCATCAGATGGATGCAGATTCAAATCATCTGATTTTGGGACTGGAGTACTACAAAGAATGTTGAAGATTGACATAGATGGTAATCTAAGACTTTACAGTCTCGTTGAACacgaaagaagaaagaaatgggAGGTTCAATGGCAAGCGCTTTCACATTCTTGTTGGATCAATGGAGCTTGTGGACCAAACAGTCTATGCACATACTCTCATGTTTCAGTTAGGAAATGCAATTGCTTACATGGATTCAAAATGGTGAATTCCCAAGATTGGAGTTACGGGTGTGAACCTGAATTCCAGCCATGCACAAAAGACGATTGTGGTTTCCTTGAGCTTCCTAATTCGGAATTCTATGGCCACGACTATGCATTTTTCACTAATACCACTCTCGATGCTTGTAAGAATCGTTGTTTACAGAATAGCACTTGCAGAGGGTTTCAATTAGGATGGATTCTCGACAAGGGATATTTTTGTTTCTTGAAGGCTTCTTTGCATAACGGGTATCAAATGGGAATCACCGGTTTGATGTATATCAAACTCCCCAAAACTTTACTATCATCTTTCAATCAGAAAACCACCTCAAAATCGAGCTTCAGTTGTTCACCCCCTGTCCTCACGCCCTTATTAAGATCATACCACAAGACACATGATGTAAAGACGCTTGGAGTCATGCTAGCGTTCGGATGCGCAATCGGGTTTATCGAGATCATCTGCATAGTGTTCTTCTGGTATTGCAGTAGTAAACACTCGTCATCCACAGCCGACCAAATCTATTTTCCACCTGCGATGGAATTTAGAAGATTTACATACAGAGAGCTGAAAAGGGCGTCACGCAATTTCAGTGAAGAGATAGGAAGAGGTGGCGCTTCCGTGGTGTATAAAGGCAAGTTAACAGACAACAGGATTGCAGCAATCAAGAGGCTCAAAAGTAATCATCAAGGAGAAGCTGAATTTCAAGCGGAAATAAGTACAATTGGCAGAGTGAATCATATGAACCTGTTAGAGACGTGGGGATACTGTGCAGAAGGAAAACATAGGCTCGTGGTGTACGAATTCATGGAGAATGGATCATTGGCTGAAAATTTGGGTGTTGATAAACTTGAATGGGCGACAAGATTTGATATTGCAATAGGAACTGCAAAAGGATTGGCGTATATACATGATGAGTGCTTGGAGTGGGTTCTACATTGTGATGTGAAACCCCAGAACATACTGTTGGATGCTAATTACAATCCTAAGGTGGCTGATTTTGGTTTGTCGAAGCTATTGGATAGAGGTAGTATCGATCATTGGAATTTCTCCATGATGCGAGGGACTCGAGGTTATATGGCTCCTGAATGGGTGCTAAATCAGCCGATTACCTCAAAAGTTGATGTATTTAGCTATGGTGTTGTGATGTTGGAGATGATAACTGGAAGGAGTCCGACAATTAATCAAGATGGAGAGAATGAGATGATGCCTACAGCGATTGAGTGGGTGAGAGATAGGATTCAAGAGGTCAACGGGAGTCAAACTGAATCTTGGGTTAAGGAAATCGTTGCGCCTTCGGTTAGAGGTGAATATGATGAGACGATGATGGAGAATTTGGTGAGAATTGCAGTGCGGTGTACGGATGAAGATAGGGAGGCAAGACCTTCAATGAGGGAGGTGGTTAATGTACTTCTCCATGTGTAA